One window of Edaphobacter dinghuensis genomic DNA carries:
- the hemH gene encoding ferrochelatase: MSGEAGRSAVLLLAHGTPDVLGEMAAYLSKVTGGRPLPQEVVEELQHRYRQIGLGETPGAEAPPLTKWTLIQAHLLERSLDRNGDSNTRVYVGMRNWHPYIADAIAQMRLDGVTHIKAICLAPQNSRTSVGLYRKAVLAAADGLEVDFVAGWAEHPLLAQAFAERLWPVWALACAQSKRRVPVLFTAHSVPCRTVMTKEASDNGASQQEPPDTYAVEAKRTAELVAQHMAPVGFGEKDWYFAFQSQGVSGGPWIGPTVEETLKSIKDEGHVGVVMQPIGFLCDHVEILYDIDIAFTEKARELGLKLWRAESLNDSDVLINALTQIATGQYKAVVDEAIVPAQV, encoded by the coding sequence ATGAGCGGAGAGGCAGGGCGCAGCGCCGTTCTGCTGCTCGCGCACGGCACTCCCGACGTGCTCGGCGAGATGGCCGCCTATCTCAGCAAGGTGACCGGTGGCAGACCGCTCCCGCAGGAAGTTGTCGAAGAGCTGCAGCATCGTTATCGCCAGATTGGTCTGGGCGAAACGCCGGGAGCCGAAGCCCCTCCACTGACAAAATGGACGCTCATTCAAGCGCATCTGCTGGAGCGTTCCCTCGATCGCAATGGCGATTCCAATACTCGAGTTTACGTCGGAATGCGGAATTGGCATCCCTATATCGCCGATGCGATCGCGCAGATGCGGCTCGATGGAGTCACCCACATCAAGGCGATCTGCCTCGCTCCACAGAACTCCCGCACCAGCGTCGGCCTCTATCGAAAAGCAGTTCTGGCCGCCGCCGATGGTCTCGAGGTAGATTTCGTCGCTGGCTGGGCCGAACATCCGCTTCTCGCACAGGCATTTGCAGAACGCCTGTGGCCGGTATGGGCGCTGGCCTGCGCGCAATCGAAACGCCGCGTCCCCGTCCTGTTTACAGCGCACAGTGTTCCCTGCCGAACTGTAATGACTAAGGAAGCCTCGGATAATGGAGCCTCTCAGCAAGAGCCGCCGGATACCTACGCAGTCGAGGCAAAACGCACCGCCGAGCTCGTAGCGCAACACATGGCCCCTGTGGGATTCGGAGAGAAAGACTGGTACTTCGCCTTTCAGAGCCAGGGCGTAAGTGGCGGGCCATGGATCGGGCCAACCGTAGAAGAGACGCTCAAGTCCATCAAGGACGAGGGGCATGTCGGAGTCGTCATGCAACCGATAGGCTTCCTCTGCGACCACGTCGAAATTCTGTACGACATCGACATCGCCTTCACAGAGAAGGCACGCGAGCTTGGCCTGAAGCTGTGGCGGGCCGAGAGCCTGAACGACTCCGATGTTCTGATCAACGCCCTAACCCAGATCGCAACAGGTCAATATAAAGCCGTGGTCGATGAGGCGATCGTTCCAGCGCAGGTTTAA
- a CDS encoding inorganic diphosphatase, with protein sequence MPNYLELPIGEKAPEVINAVIEIPFEGINKYEYDKKLHVFRLDRNLYSPVHYPGDYGFIPSTLAADGDPLDVLVLVDTPSFSGCIQEVRPIGVLEMLDQGVADEKVLCVGKNNPRYQDVWNYSEIYPHMLKEITHFFAIYKDLEGKRVEVKGWRDASFARDKVIEAQQAFIDNKTKGQAEVAAKK encoded by the coding sequence ATGCCGAACTATCTTGAGCTACCCATCGGAGAAAAAGCCCCCGAGGTAATCAACGCCGTCATCGAGATCCCCTTCGAAGGCATCAACAAATACGAGTACGACAAAAAGCTGCACGTCTTCCGGCTGGATCGCAACCTCTACTCCCCCGTTCACTATCCTGGTGATTACGGTTTTATTCCGAGCACGCTTGCGGCCGATGGCGATCCGCTGGACGTTCTGGTGCTCGTCGATACGCCCAGCTTTTCCGGCTGTATCCAGGAGGTCCGCCCCATTGGGGTGCTGGAGATGCTCGACCAGGGGGTGGCCGACGAGAAGGTCCTTTGCGTGGGTAAGAATAATCCGCGTTATCAGGACGTGTGGAACTACTCGGAGATCTACCCGCACATGCTCAAGGAGATCACGCACTTCTTTGCCATCTACAAAGATCTTGAAGGCAAGCGTGTCGAGGTGAAGGGCTGGCGCGATGCTTCGTTTGCACGCGACAAGGTGATCGAAGCGCAGCAGGCCTTTATCGATAACAAGACGAAGGGGCAGGCAGAGGTTGCTGCTAAGAAGTAG
- a CDS encoding cob(I)yrinic acid a,c-diamide adenosyltransferase, giving the protein MSIATTHGDSGQTGLAGGVRVSKADLRVEAYGSVDELNATLGFARSICHHKEICTWTEEIQRTLFRVGGALATPPENQKNAPVISLEDVDALTNLVHQIEATEGILSDWSLPGAHTESAAYEIARTVCRRAERNAVRLAENGVEVNPTIIAYLNRLSDLIWLFGRLIELTAGIDARLRTDDTAGPKWSRAWK; this is encoded by the coding sequence ATGAGCATAGCAACGACCCACGGAGACAGCGGACAGACAGGACTAGCCGGCGGTGTACGCGTCTCAAAGGCAGACCTGCGCGTCGAAGCATACGGCTCGGTCGATGAGTTGAATGCGACGCTCGGCTTTGCCCGCAGTATCTGCCATCACAAAGAGATCTGCACCTGGACCGAAGAGATTCAACGCACGCTCTTCCGTGTCGGCGGCGCTCTGGCCACTCCTCCAGAAAATCAGAAAAATGCTCCTGTCATCTCGCTCGAGGATGTCGACGCTCTCACCAACCTCGTCCACCAGATCGAAGCGACCGAAGGCATTCTCTCCGACTGGTCTTTGCCCGGAGCGCACACTGAGTCCGCCGCCTACGAGATCGCTCGCACGGTCTGCCGCCGCGCCGAACGCAACGCCGTTCGCCTCGCAGAAAATGGGGTCGAGGTAAATCCCACGATCATTGCTTACCTCAACCGGCTCTCCGATCTCATCTGGCTCTTCGGCAGACTGATCGAGCTGACCGCGGGCATCGACGCTCGCCTTCGCACCGACGATACCGCCGGGCCAAAGTGGTCTCGCGCCTGGAAGTAA
- the hemG gene encoding protoporphyrinogen oxidase, giving the protein MKRIAIIGGGIAGLTAAYELSCLASKGAAVEAVLFEASPRLGGIVETVREGGFVIECGPDAWVTEKPWARELAEQLGLGDEIISSNDATRKTYVLMDGLLQAMPDGMRMMVPANLHALDQSELFSPEAKQDFHAEISRATELKASAPQHDESVAAFVRRHFGDEVLDTIGAPLLRGVFGGDVTQLSVRAVMAPFVAMEREHGSLIAAMQANSTASKSRQAAIFTTLQSGLGTLVDRMVATIPKDWLRLGTTIRALSHEHDGWKVETSSTQEHFDVILMAAPVHIARELMQSIDTRAAQLIAMDASSAVVVAFGFPDATGFSTPPGFGFLVPEGSGSRLLACTFVDQKFANRVPPNGKLIRAFFGADAAERLIRCGNDEVSSVARLELAHILGPLPEPQVTVVRRWPKSLPQYAVGHLERMKELDEHIRNLNGLYLLGNGYRGVGLPDLIRDARAAAQQLV; this is encoded by the coding sequence ATGAAGCGGATAGCAATCATCGGTGGCGGCATAGCAGGATTAACAGCAGCCTACGAGCTATCGTGTCTGGCAAGCAAAGGAGCCGCGGTAGAAGCCGTGCTCTTCGAAGCCTCTCCCCGACTTGGCGGCATTGTTGAGACAGTGCGCGAAGGCGGCTTTGTCATCGAATGCGGCCCCGACGCCTGGGTGACGGAAAAGCCGTGGGCTCGCGAGCTTGCAGAACAGCTTGGCTTGGGCGATGAGATCATCTCTTCCAACGATGCCACGCGCAAGACATACGTTCTGATGGACGGCCTCCTTCAGGCGATGCCGGATGGAATGCGGATGATGGTTCCCGCCAACCTCCACGCCCTTGACCAGTCGGAGTTATTCAGCCCAGAGGCCAAACAAGATTTTCACGCCGAAATCAGCCGAGCAACCGAACTCAAGGCCAGCGCGCCGCAGCACGATGAGAGCGTCGCAGCGTTTGTCCGGCGGCACTTCGGCGACGAAGTGCTCGACACCATCGGCGCTCCGCTGCTACGCGGTGTCTTCGGCGGAGACGTAACGCAATTGAGCGTGCGCGCCGTCATGGCTCCTTTCGTTGCCATGGAGCGCGAACACGGCAGTCTGATCGCAGCTATGCAGGCCAACAGCACCGCCAGCAAAAGCCGACAGGCTGCGATATTCACCACACTGCAAAGTGGATTGGGAACGCTTGTAGACAGAATGGTCGCAACGATTCCCAAAGACTGGCTCCGCCTGGGAACAACCATCCGCGCGCTCTCACACGAGCACGATGGCTGGAAGGTAGAGACGTCTTCAACTCAGGAGCACTTCGATGTCATCCTCATGGCTGCGCCCGTTCACATCGCGCGAGAGCTGATGCAATCAATCGACACGCGCGCCGCGCAGCTCATAGCGATGGACGCAAGCTCCGCCGTGGTTGTCGCCTTCGGGTTCCCCGATGCAACTGGCTTCTCCACTCCTCCCGGCTTTGGCTTTCTCGTCCCCGAAGGGTCAGGAAGCCGCCTGCTGGCCTGCACCTTTGTCGACCAGAAGTTCGCTAACCGCGTACCACCAAATGGAAAGCTGATACGCGCCTTCTTTGGCGCCGACGCCGCAGAACGGTTGATCCGCTGCGGCAACGACGAGGTATCCTCCGTGGCACGGCTCGAACTTGCACACATCCTCGGCCCCTTACCCGAGCCTCAGGTAACCGTAGTACGACGCTGGCCCAAGAGCCTTCCCCAATATGCCGTCGGTCATCTTGAACGGATGAAAGAACTCGACGAGCACATACGAAATCTCAACGGACTATATCTCTTGGGAAACGGATATCGCGGCGTCGGTTTACCCGACCTGATACGAGATGCACGTGCCGCAGCGCAGCAACTCGTATAA
- the purS gene encoding phosphoribosylformylglycinamidine synthase subunit PurS, whose product MKAHVYVTLKRTVLDAQGQTVADALRRMEYRGIADVRQGKYFLLTLEDGLDQNAAKAEVERIAREVLTNPVIEEFTFRLEP is encoded by the coding sequence ATGAAGGCTCATGTCTATGTCACGCTGAAACGAACGGTGCTGGATGCCCAGGGGCAGACAGTCGCGGATGCACTGCGGCGAATGGAATATCGCGGCATTGCCGACGTGCGGCAGGGTAAGTATTTCCTGCTGACCTTGGAAGATGGATTGGACCAGAACGCGGCGAAGGCCGAGGTAGAACGGATCGCTCGCGAGGTGCTCACCAATCCGGTAATCGAAGAGTTTACCTTCCGGCTGGAACCCTAA
- the hemE gene encoding uroporphyrinogen decarboxylase, which translates to MENPLSPASSPASLESATALQSTGSRFVRACLRQPVDRTPIWLLRQAGRYMPEYMAVRKHHSLLDICRTPEIASEVTITAAERLGVDAAIIFADLLLPFTPMGLDFEFLAGEGPVVHVPVRTVEQVRALRTDRIDELSYVAQAIEKVAAHFSAPRADGDQLGIIGFCGAPFTLASYMIEGGSSRNYIETKKLMYSDNVAWPMLMEKLVTVLVGFAQQQIEAGADVIQIFDSWVGALSVTDYRRYCLPAATELVRRIQSLGVPVIYFGVDTASLLPSMAETGADVIGLDWRIPLDQGWKAVGNSHGVQGNLDPITLFAPKDVLKDRVREVLAAAAGRPGHIFNLGHGIVPGTPVENVIKVVEWVKEYGAL; encoded by the coding sequence ATGGAGAACCCTTTGAGTCCCGCGTCGAGTCCTGCGTCCCTGGAATCCGCCACAGCGCTTCAGTCTACCGGAAGCAGATTTGTCCGTGCCTGCCTTCGCCAGCCCGTAGACCGCACCCCCATCTGGCTTCTGCGTCAGGCAGGGCGATACATGCCCGAATACATGGCCGTCCGCAAGCACCACTCGCTGCTCGATATCTGCCGAACCCCTGAGATTGCCTCTGAGGTGACTATCACCGCCGCTGAACGGCTCGGCGTGGATGCGGCAATTATCTTTGCCGATCTCCTGCTGCCGTTTACGCCGATGGGACTCGACTTCGAGTTTCTCGCCGGCGAAGGCCCAGTGGTACATGTGCCTGTGCGCACAGTCGAGCAGGTACGTGCTCTCCGCACCGATCGCATCGACGAACTAAGCTACGTAGCGCAAGCCATTGAAAAGGTTGCCGCTCACTTCTCCGCACCGCGAGCGGATGGCGACCAGCTTGGCATCATCGGATTCTGCGGCGCGCCCTTCACTCTCGCAAGCTACATGATCGAAGGCGGATCGTCGCGAAACTACATCGAGACCAAAAAATTGATGTACAGCGATAACGTCGCATGGCCCATGTTGATGGAAAAGCTGGTAACGGTGCTGGTCGGTTTTGCGCAGCAACAAATAGAAGCCGGAGCCGACGTCATCCAGATCTTCGATAGCTGGGTTGGCGCACTGAGCGTAACCGATTATCGGCGCTACTGTCTCCCCGCCGCTACAGAACTTGTTCGGCGAATCCAGTCTCTCGGCGTTCCCGTCATCTACTTCGGCGTAGACACAGCTTCTCTGCTGCCGTCCATGGCCGAGACCGGAGCCGACGTCATCGGGCTCGACTGGCGCATTCCGCTCGACCAGGGCTGGAAGGCCGTTGGCAACAGCCATGGTGTGCAGGGAAACCTAGATCCCATCACTCTGTTTGCTCCTAAAGATGTACTGAAAGATCGCGTCCGCGAGGTGTTGGCCGCAGCAGCCGGACGTCCCGGTCATATCTTCAACCTCGGCCACGGCATCGTCCCCGGAACCCCCGTCGAAAATGTCATCAAAGTCGTCGAGTGGGTAAAGGAGTACGGCGCGCTATGA